From Woronichinia naegeliana WA131, the proteins below share one genomic window:
- a CDS encoding N-6 DNA methylase, with protein MKKRGENLDKHYPQAFRYWTYLVPDRPRYVILCNFDQFWIYDFNLQVDTPVDIIALENLPERASAFRFLEPANFPPIFRNNQVEVTEKAASRMGQLFKLLKARQNQSKVFDELMAQRFVLQCVLAMFAEDRKLLPNDLFVDCVQACMKGESSYDVLGGLFRAMNSAGITPVGRYKGVDYFNGGLFAKIEAIELTEKELELLNATALQDWSKVRPAIFGSIFEGTANSQERHTHGIHFTSEVDIMKIVRPTISEYWEDKIEAAKNLEELSQLEQELRSYRVLDPACGSGNFLYIAYQELKRIERLLFEKIALISGDNQQQKIGVVTPIQFYGIDINPFAVELARVTMMIARKVAIDRFDLTEPALPLDTLDQNIICKDALFTPWQTADAIIGNPPFLGGKKLRSLLGNKYTEKVYKAFPEVEGQPDFCVFWFRKTTDYLGEKTRAGLVGTNSITQVSGRRASLDYVVNHGGIIHSAISTQEWSGEAAVHVSIVNWSKQQPKRKVLDGLEVATISSSLKNEISIASAMQLKANENMSFESCALGGKGFIISEEEAQEWIKADAKNSKVLKPMIDGKNLIHFYQKKDWVIDFNDMSIEQASLYKLPFQRVREKVKPERDNNRRNARRLNWWQFGEKRPAMRKALESLDFYFALPKIVKWVMFARVNINILPCEANMVIASDDFYLLGILTSQIHQLWVKAQRSTLKSDTRYTNTTCFETFPFPQNVKSNLIEKIRIKAQELDQYRTEQIEQKRWSITKLYNEYFHEPASQLYKLHLQLDRLIMEAYDLTTENDILAELLALNLELAEREKQGETIIGAKNFRHFSPS; from the coding sequence ATGAAAAAACGGGGAGAAAATCTGGATAAACACTATCCTCAAGCCTTTCGTTATTGGACTTATTTAGTACCTGATCGCCCACGTTATGTCATTTTATGTAACTTTGATCAATTTTGGATTTACGATTTTAATCTACAAGTTGATACCCCTGTTGATATTATTGCCCTGGAAAATTTACCTGAACGGGCTAGTGCTTTTCGCTTTTTAGAACCGGCTAATTTTCCTCCTATTTTTCGCAATAATCAGGTCGAAGTAACGGAAAAAGCCGCGAGCCGTATGGGGCAATTATTTAAACTATTAAAAGCGCGTCAAAATCAAAGTAAAGTCTTTGATGAATTGATGGCCCAACGCTTTGTTTTGCAATGTGTTTTAGCGATGTTTGCCGAAGATCGTAAATTACTCCCGAATGATTTATTTGTGGATTGTGTGCAAGCTTGCATGAAAGGTGAAAGTTCCTACGATGTTTTAGGGGGTTTATTTCGCGCCATGAATAGTGCAGGTATTACTCCAGTCGGTCGCTATAAAGGAGTAGATTATTTTAACGGTGGTTTATTTGCAAAGATTGAAGCAATTGAGTTAACAGAAAAAGAATTAGAGTTATTAAATGCAACTGCCTTACAGGATTGGAGCAAGGTTCGACCCGCTATTTTTGGTAGTATTTTTGAAGGAACAGCGAATAGTCAGGAACGTCATACTCATGGTATTCATTTCACCTCAGAAGTGGATATTATGAAAATTGTCCGTCCAACCATTAGTGAATATTGGGAGGATAAAATTGAAGCGGCTAAAAACCTAGAAGAATTAAGTCAATTAGAACAGGAATTAAGAAGTTATCGAGTCCTTGATCCAGCTTGTGGTTCGGGTAATTTTCTCTACATTGCCTATCAGGAACTAAAACGTATTGAACGGCTTTTATTTGAAAAAATCGCTTTAATTTCAGGGGATAATCAGCAACAAAAAATTGGCGTTGTGACACCGATTCAATTTTATGGCATAGATATAAATCCCTTTGCGGTGGAGTTAGCACGAGTAACGATGATGATTGCCCGTAAAGTGGCCATTGATCGCTTTGATTTAACGGAGCCAGCTTTACCATTAGATACTTTAGATCAAAATATTATCTGTAAAGATGCTTTATTTACTCCCTGGCAAACGGCGGATGCGATTATCGGTAATCCTCCTTTTTTAGGTGGTAAAAAACTGCGATCGCTGTTAGGTAATAAATATACCGAAAAAGTTTATAAAGCCTTTCCTGAAGTGGAAGGACAGCCTGATTTTTGTGTATTTTGGTTTAGGAAAACAACTGATTACTTAGGCGAAAAAACGCGAGCAGGTTTAGTGGGAACCAATTCTATCACCCAGGTTTCAGGACGAAGGGCCAGTTTAGATTATGTGGTTAATCATGGAGGCATTATTCATAGTGCAATTTCTACTCAAGAATGGTCGGGAGAAGCTGCCGTTCATGTCAGTATTGTTAATTGGTCGAAGCAACAACCGAAACGTAAGGTTTTAGATGGTCTAGAAGTTGCAACCATTTCTTCTTCCTTAAAAAATGAAATATCCATAGCCAGTGCTATGCAGTTAAAAGCAAATGAAAATATGTCTTTTGAGTCCTGTGCGTTAGGAGGAAAAGGATTTATCATTTCGGAAGAAGAAGCTCAGGAATGGATCAAAGCGGATGCAAAAAACTCGAAAGTGCTTAAACCGATGATTGATGGGAAAAACTTAATTCATTTCTATCAAAAAAAAGATTGGGTAATAGATTTTAATGATATGTCTATTGAACAAGCTTCACTGTATAAATTACCATTTCAACGGGTGAGAGAAAAAGTTAAACCAGAACGGGATAATAATCGTCGCAATGCCCGAAGACTTAACTGGTGGCAGTTTGGTGAAAAGAGACCCGCCATGAGAAAAGCTTTAGAAAGTTTAGACTTCTATTTTGCCTTACCTAAAATTGTCAAATGGGTTATGTTCGCTCGTGTTAATATTAATATTCTGCCCTGTGAAGCCAATATGGTCATTGCCTCGGATGACTTTTATTTACTGGGAATTCTTACTTCTCAGATTCATCAGTTATGGGTTAAAGCTCAACGCTCAACGCTTAAAAGTGATACTCGCTATACTAATACAACTTGTTTTGAAACCTTTCCATTTCCCCAAAATGTTAAATCTAATTTGATTGAAAAAATTCGCATAAAAGCTCAGGAATTAGATCAGTATCGCACTGAACAGATTGAACAAAAACGATGGAGTATCACGAAACTCTATAACGAATATTTTCACGAACCTGCTAGCCAACTTTATAAACTTCATCTCCAACTTGATCGCCTAATAATGGAAGCTTATGATCTGACAACAGAAAATGACATTTTAGCAGAACTTTTAGCTTTAAACTTAGAACTTGCTGAACGAGAAAAACAGGGAGAAACGATCATTGGAGCCAAAAATTTTCGACATTTTAGCCCAAGTTAG
- a CDS encoding ABC transporter ATP-binding protein — MHLEISQLNKIFTTKRGPIVALKDINLHVDSAEFVCAVGASGSGKSTLLRMIAGLDTPTSGTITVDGIEVKGPGADRGMVFQSYTLYPWMTVQKNVEFGLKLQGLSTKERWELACYYLNIVGLTQFAQSYPKELSGGMKQRVAIARSLACHPKILLMDEPFGALDVQTKERMHEYLIEIWQKIKCSVLMITHDVDEAVFLAQRIYVLSARPGTVQRELTINLPEDRNYKIKRQTEFYNYTDEIYDLLRTVDTLRS; from the coding sequence ATGCACTTAGAAATTAGCCAACTCAATAAAATTTTTACGACTAAACGAGGCCCTATTGTCGCTTTAAAAGATATTAATTTGCACGTTGATAGTGCTGAATTTGTCTGCGCGGTCGGGGCTTCTGGTTCAGGAAAATCAACGTTGTTGCGAATGATTGCAGGGTTAGATACACCGACTTCTGGCACAATTACCGTTGATGGCATTGAAGTAAAAGGGCCAGGGGCCGATCGCGGTATGGTTTTTCAAAGTTATACGCTGTATCCCTGGATGACGGTACAGAAAAATGTTGAATTTGGCTTAAAACTACAGGGATTATCCACAAAGGAACGCTGGGAATTAGCCTGTTATTATCTGAATATTGTTGGCCTTACTCAATTTGCCCAGTCTTACCCCAAAGAATTATCAGGAGGAATGAAACAACGGGTGGCGATCGCTCGTTCCTTAGCCTGTCATCCGAAAATTTTATTAATGGATGAACCCTTTGGGGCTTTAGATGTGCAAACCAAAGAGAGAATGCACGAATATTTAATTGAAATTTGGCAGAAAATCAAGTGTAGCGTTTTAATGATTACCCACGATGTTGACGAAGCCGTCTTTTTAGCCCAACGTATTTATGTGTTGAGTGCTAGACCAGGAACCGTCCAACGGGAATTAACCATTAATTTACCCGAAGATCGCAATTATAAAATTAAACGACAAACCGAGTTTTATAATTACACCGATGAAATTTATGATCTGCTAAGAACCGTTGACACTCTGAGGTCTTAA
- a CDS encoding ABC transporter permease, with translation MTTTQKTLTPTTFWRITDDIPESLKWILMGSSILVPLILWLLISSFAGIESVFLPSPLAVIQALGKLAQQGFLIQDTVTSFLRVVGGFFLGGLFAIPLGILMGTFPSIRSLMEPIIGVVRYMPAPAFIPLLVIYLGIGETSKVMLIFIGTIFFNTLMIMDAVKFIPRELIEVTYTLGGTRKQVLFKVITPYIIPNIIDTFRVNMAAAWNLVVVAELVAADNGLGKRILLAQKFLRTDEIFACLIVLGIIGFGLDLSFRLLLRWTCKWSITR, from the coding sequence ATGACCACAACACAGAAAACTCTCACTCCAACAACTTTTTGGCGGATCACAGATGATATTCCTGAATCCCTGAAGTGGATTTTAATGGGTTCCTCCATTCTTGTCCCTTTGATTCTGTGGTTACTGATCTCTAGTTTTGCGGGCATTGAATCGGTATTTTTACCCTCTCCTTTAGCCGTTATTCAAGCTTTAGGAAAATTGGCACAACAGGGCTTTTTAATTCAAGATACTGTCACCAGCTTTTTACGAGTAGTTGGGGGCTTTTTTCTGGGAGGATTATTTGCTATTCCCCTGGGCATTTTAATGGGAACTTTTCCCAGTATTCGCAGTTTAATGGAACCGATTATTGGCGTTGTACGCTATATGCCTGCTCCCGCCTTTATTCCCTTGTTGGTGATTTATCTAGGCATTGGAGAAACATCCAAGGTAATGCTCATTTTTATCGGGACGATTTTTTTTAATACCCTGATGATTATGGATGCAGTGAAATTTATTCCCCGTGAACTTATCGAAGTCACTTATACTTTGGGAGGAACTCGAAAACAGGTTTTATTTAAAGTCATTACTCCCTATATTATTCCTAATATTATTGATACCTTTCGTGTCAATATGGCGGCGGCTTGGAATTTAGTGGTGGTAGCAGAATTAGTTGCGGCAGATAATGGTTTAGGGAAACGTATTTTGTTAGCACAGAAATTTCTCAGAACTGATGAAATTTTTGCCTGTTTAATTGTTTTAGGAATTATTGGTTTTGGTCTTGATTTGAGTTTTCGTTTGCTTTTACGGTGGACTTGTAAATGGTCAATTACTCGTTAA
- a CDS encoding ABC transporter substrate-binding protein, with protein sequence MKRRNFFSLILVFCSSLLLTVSCNQAPQQTPNASSSVSNTPPIVIGYSNWAGWWPWAIAEEEGLFAKNGVNVQMKWFDGYLESLQSLAAGQLDGNSQTLNDTIAFAGDAVNGEVAVLVNDNSSGNDKIIVTEEIKTIKDLKGKKIAVEEGVVDDFLLSLALEKEGMSRKDVQIVPMETGAAAAAFASGKVDGVGAFPPFWSTALKRKGSKELISSKAFPGAIPDLLVVSAKLVKEKPEQVQALVKTWFEVRDFMVKNPQKADEIMAKRAGISLEELALYKEGTEFFTLKQNLEAFSPGKTMKNMPFAAQKMAEFMKGVGFIKKVPDLTTILDPQFVKALAKEDKKT encoded by the coding sequence ATGAAACGGCGCAACTTTTTCTCCTTAATTCTCGTTTTTTGTAGTAGCTTACTACTGACCGTTAGTTGTAATCAAGCTCCTCAACAAACTCCCAATGCAAGTAGTTCTGTGAGTAATACTCCTCCCATTGTCATTGGTTATAGTAACTGGGCGGGGTGGTGGCCCTGGGCGATCGCCGAAGAAGAAGGATTATTTGCTAAAAACGGCGTTAATGTTCAGATGAAATGGTTTGATGGTTATCTGGAATCCTTACAATCATTGGCCGCAGGTCAACTGGATGGTAATAGTCAAACCCTCAACGATACGATCGCCTTTGCGGGGGATGCTGTCAATGGTGAAGTTGCTGTATTAGTTAATGATAATTCATCGGGAAATGACAAAATTATTGTCACAGAAGAGATTAAAACCATTAAAGATTTAAAAGGTAAAAAAATCGCTGTGGAAGAGGGTGTTGTCGATGATTTTCTCCTCAGTTTAGCTCTAGAAAAAGAGGGAATGAGCCGTAAAGACGTGCAAATTGTGCCGATGGAAACAGGAGCCGCCGCCGCTGCCTTTGCTTCGGGAAAAGTGGATGGAGTGGGAGCCTTTCCACCCTTTTGGTCAACGGCTCTCAAACGAAAAGGTTCTAAAGAATTAATCAGTTCTAAAGCCTTTCCTGGGGCCATTCCCGATCTGTTAGTGGTCAGTGCCAAATTAGTCAAAGAAAAACCAGAACAGGTTCAAGCCCTTGTAAAAACCTGGTTTGAGGTTCGAGATTTTATGGTCAAAAATCCTCAAAAAGCCGATGAAATTATGGCCAAGCGAGCAGGCATCAGCTTAGAGGAATTAGCCTTGTATAAAGAAGGAACTGAATTTTTTACCTTAAAACAAAATCTGGAAGCCTTTAGCCCTGGCAAAACCATGAAGAATATGCCCTTTGCTGCTCAAAAAATGGCGGAATTTATGAAAGGAGTTGGCTTTATCAAAAAAGTCCCTGATCTAACTACCATTTTAGACCCACAATTTGTCAAAGCATTGGCAAAAGAAGATAAGAAAACTTAA
- the hypB gene encoding hydrogenase nickel incorporation protein HypB yields MHQTFDAVLEMNLLHANQAGADHNREHFDEWGITCLNLMSSPGAGKTVLLEKTLAALKNQLKMAVIEGDMTTELDADRLRQYDVPVIAINTGRSCHLDSKMVAGGIHRLKENYNPKEFDLVFVENVGNLVCPAEFEVGEHAKVALLSITEGEDKPLKYPIMFQEADCLIITKLDLAPYLEINLKRLEANVRSMNPDVTIIPLSAKTGEGLEAWLNWVKSQVNAPILLNC; encoded by the coding sequence ATGCACCAAACCTTTGACGCAGTATTGGAAATGAATCTTCTCCATGCCAATCAAGCAGGAGCTGATCACAACCGCGAACATTTTGATGAGTGGGGCATTACTTGTTTAAACCTGATGAGTAGTCCTGGCGCAGGCAAAACTGTCCTCTTAGAAAAAACCCTTGCAGCTTTAAAAAATCAATTAAAAATGGCCGTCATTGAAGGGGATATGACGACTGAACTGGATGCTGATCGCCTAAGACAATATGACGTTCCTGTGATTGCCATTAATACGGGGCGTTCCTGTCACTTAGATTCCAAAATGGTAGCAGGGGGAATCCATCGTTTAAAAGAAAATTACAACCCCAAAGAATTTGATTTAGTGTTTGTGGAAAATGTGGGTAACTTAGTTTGTCCAGCCGAATTTGAAGTAGGAGAACACGCCAAAGTCGCTCTGTTAAGCATTACCGAAGGAGAAGATAAACCGCTTAAATATCCGATTATGTTTCAAGAAGCCGATTGCTTGATTATTACCAAATTAGATTTAGCTCCTTATTTAGAGATTAATTTAAAACGTTTAGAAGCAAATGTTCGTTCCATGAATCCTGATGTAACTATTATTCCCCTTTCCGCTAAAACAGGGGAAGGCTTAGAAGCCTGGTTAAATTGGGTAAAAAGCCAAGTCAACGCCCCGATATTATTGAATTGTTAA
- the hypA gene encoding hydrogenase maturation nickel metallochaperone HypA produces MHETDMTKALIMTVRDWYDSQPEKPRIEKIHLMVGEFTCVEPVSLQFAFEVQTSNTFLAGVELVIKDIPLIAYCHSCKQDYKPQIGLQYSCPTCRSPMEDIRSGRELKIDHIEYSLIS; encoded by the coding sequence ATGCACGAAACTGATATGACCAAAGCGTTAATTATGACAGTTAGAGATTGGTATGATAGCCAACCCGAAAAGCCCAGAATTGAGAAAATTCATCTGATGGTCGGTGAATTTACCTGTGTCGAACCTGTCAGTTTACAATTTGCCTTTGAAGTCCAAACCTCAAACACTTTTCTTGCAGGCGTTGAATTAGTGATTAAAGATATTCCCCTAATTGCCTATTGTCATTCCTGCAAACAAGACTATAAACCCCAAATTGGTTTGCAATATTCCTGTCCAACCTGCCGATCGCCAATGGAGGATATTCGCTCAGGTCGGGAATTAAAAATTGATCACATTGAATATTCCTTAATTTCTTAA
- a CDS encoding agmatinase family protein gives MSEQSAFQPPHLTEAQQALEKERHLPLTGWQQEVSQGLTYGLEAADSIRDRSIPTFSRGELPHYAGINTFMKAPYLEDVRNVGNYDVAIVGVPHDSGTTYRPGTRFGPQGIRRISALYTPYNFELGVDLREQITLCDVGDIFTIPANNEKSFDQISKGVAHVFSSGAFPIILGGDHSIGFPTVRGICRHLGDKKVGIIHFDRHVDTQETDLDERMHTCPWFHATNMKNAPAKNLVQLGIGGWQVPRQGVKVCRERATNILTVTDIVEQGIDAAADFALERALDGTDCVWISFDIDCIDAGFVPGTGWPEPGGLLPREALALLGKIIQKAPICGMEVVEVSPPYDISDMTSLMATRVICDAMAHLVISGQLPRKEKPYYIHPEANMAVDEPWI, from the coding sequence ATGTCCGAGCAATCTGCTTTTCAACCCCCTCATTTAACTGAGGCTCAACAGGCATTAGAAAAAGAACGCCATTTACCCCTGACTGGTTGGCAACAGGAAGTTTCCCAGGGGTTAACCTACGGTCTCGAAGCGGCTGACAGTATCCGCGATCGCAGTATCCCGACATTTTCCAGGGGCGAATTACCCCACTATGCAGGGATTAATACCTTTATGAAGGCTCCCTATTTGGAAGATGTGCGGAATGTGGGCAATTATGATGTGGCGATCGTGGGTGTTCCCCATGATTCAGGGACAACTTACCGACCTGGAACCCGTTTTGGCCCCCAGGGAATTCGTCGTATTTCCGCTCTTTATACACCCTACAATTTTGAATTAGGAGTGGATTTACGGGAGCAAATTACCCTCTGTGATGTGGGCGATATTTTCACCATTCCGGCTAATAACGAAAAGTCCTTTGATCAAATCTCAAAAGGCGTTGCCCATGTCTTTAGTTCGGGCGCATTTCCGATTATTTTAGGGGGTGATCATTCCATCGGTTTTCCCACCGTGCGCGGTATTTGTCGGCATTTAGGGGATAAAAAAGTCGGTATTATTCACTTCGATCGCCATGTGGATACCCAGGAAACAGACTTAGATGAACGGATGCACACTTGTCCCTGGTTTCATGCCACAAATATGAAAAATGCTCCTGCCAAAAATTTAGTGCAATTGGGGATTGGGGGTTGGCAAGTTCCCCGTCAAGGCGTTAAAGTTTGCCGCGAGCGAGCAACCAATATTTTGACCGTCACCGATATTGTAGAACAGGGCATTGATGCGGCCGCCGATTTCGCCTTAGAACGGGCTTTAGATGGTACGGATTGCGTTTGGATTAGCTTCGATATTGATTGCATTGATGCGGGTTTTGTCCCTGGGACAGGCTGGCCAGAACCAGGTGGTTTGTTACCCCGTGAAGCGTTGGCTTTATTAGGAAAAATTATCCAAAAAGCTCCTATTTGTGGCATGGAAGTGGTGGAAGTTTCTCCTCCCTATGATATTAGCGATATGACTTCTTTAATGGCCACTCGTGTGATCTGTGATGCAATGGCTCATTTGGTTATTTCAGGGCAATTACCGCGCAAAGAAAAGCCTTATTATATTCATCCTGAAGCCAATATGGCCGTTGATGAACCTTGGATTTAA
- a CDS encoding HpsJ family protein gives MQTLFRVVTHTMNMKKIKRKINLFFSNLSTNFSFLFGRVSLNMALGNNKERHLIGILPIVGYAIVAMSFVDFVSVLFPLQLQNPDWELKTISTFVEQIWAFLIGLGFIFTRYFQENQGDIRSVELFFLRFIRWFILIMAIALLLMIPLVLLDTHRLLSFFNGQISTQKNNALKQVSQLETSLAQGDNPDQVRSFAKALNFPPEVLNLPAPELQKIIKTNIADAKTKITQEAAQTQKQQSINTWKSSVKSIIGIIITSLTSIIIWLKIGKAFK, from the coding sequence TTGCAAACACTATTTCGGGTTGTTACTCATACAATGAACATGAAAAAAATTAAAAGGAAGATTAATCTCTTCTTCTCAAATTTGTCAACGAATTTTAGCTTTTTGTTCGGTCGAGTTAGTCTAAACATGGCCCTTGGGAATAACAAGGAACGTCATTTAATTGGCATATTACCCATTGTTGGCTACGCTATTGTTGCGATGTCATTCGTGGATTTTGTCTCTGTTCTTTTTCCCCTCCAACTGCAAAACCCTGATTGGGAACTCAAGACTATCAGTACTTTTGTTGAGCAAATCTGGGCTTTTTTGATTGGTTTAGGATTTATTTTTACTCGTTACTTCCAGGAAAATCAAGGGGATATTCGTTCTGTAGAACTCTTTTTTCTAAGGTTTATTCGTTGGTTTATATTAATAATGGCGATCGCTTTGTTGCTGATGATTCCCCTCGTTCTATTGGATACTCATCGATTGCTATCATTTTTTAATGGACAAATAAGCACACAAAAGAATAACGCTCTTAAACAGGTTTCTCAGTTGGAAACAAGTCTTGCCCAAGGAGATAATCCTGATCAAGTAAGATCTTTTGCTAAAGCTCTCAATTTTCCTCCAGAAGTCTTAAACTTACCGGCTCCCGAACTTCAAAAAATCATTAAAACCAATATAGCCGATGCCAAAACCAAAATTACGCAAGAAGCAGCTCAAACTCAAAAACAGCAATCTATAAATACATGGAAAAGTAGCGTCAAAAGCATTATTGGTATAATAATTACTAGTTTGACTTCTATCATTATTTGGCTCAAAATAGGCAAAGCTTTTAAGTAA